The following is a genomic window from Crossiella equi.
GTGGTGGTCCGCCAGGCGAGCCTGGACGTGGTGCTGCCCAACAACGAGCTGGCCGCCCTGACCGTACGCCCGGGCCTGCGCGGCCCGGAGTGGGACGCCCAGCCGTGGTTGCCGCTGCTGCCGATGAACGGCTCGATCCGCCTGGCCGTGGAGTCGGCCCTGCGCCGCCTGGGCCACGCCCTGTCGGAGGGCCTGGTGCCGTCCCCGATCACCGAACACCGGGAGACCCCGGGCTGACCGCGACGGGTCTCCTCTTTACCTCCGACTCCCCGCGTGTTATCCAAGTACCTTATGGGAAGCAAGCAGCTCAAGGACTGGATCCCGGACGAGTCGATCCGCGACGTCTACTCCCGCCAGTGCCCGTGCCGGGACCTGCTGGACATGGTCGCGGACAAGTGGACGGCCCTGACCATCGGCGCCCTGGAGGACGGCCCGCGCCGCTTCGGCCAGCTGCGCCAGCGCCTGGAAGGCATCAGCCAGAAGATGCTGACCCAGACCCTGCGCACCCTGGAACGCGACGGCCTGGTCACCCGCACCGTCTACCCGACGGTCCCACTGCGCGTGGACTACGAGCTCACCGACCTGGGCCGCTCCGCGGTGGCCCCGCTGGCCGCGATCCGGACCTGGTCCACGAGCAACCTCCCCGAGGT
Proteins encoded in this region:
- a CDS encoding winged helix-turn-helix transcriptional regulator → MGSKQLKDWIPDESIRDVYSRQCPCRDLLDMVADKWTALTIGALEDGPRRFGQLRQRLEGISQKMLTQTLRTLERDGLVTRTVYPTVPLRVDYELTDLGRSAVAPLAAIRTWSTSNLPEVVRARQEFDARASADPQPVS